Proteins co-encoded in one Cardiocondyla obscurior isolate alpha-2009 linkage group LG24, Cobs3.1, whole genome shotgun sequence genomic window:
- the LOC139111668 gene encoding UPF0046 protein T07D4.2 isoform X4 — translation MNVATATHRGDVSASRHVLPVSMKIAIHPLTADPTAAWRELSQHQKVVKINTKLPTTEAPSDKLRVVCMSDTHSLTPFIKFDVPAGDVFIHAGDFTKCGSLQEVIEFNNWIGNLPHKHKIVIAGNHELSFDPTFTHPFSVHTSGDHQKHTGTSILDDIPTLGMSKDTLAEAIKTTNIKDYLTNCIYLEDSEIMVNGIKIYGTPWQPEFCKWAFNVPRGEACLLKWEMIPSDTDILVTHTPPVGHGDLCCTGVRAGCVELLSTVQNRVKPKYHVFGHIHEVFFL, via the exons ATGAACGTAGCGACAGCGACGCATCGCGGTGACGTAAGCGCGAGCCGTCACGTTTTACCGGTCAGCATGAAGATAGCTATTCATCCGTTGACAGCTGATCCAACAGCAGCCTGGCGTGAGCTATCCCAGCATCAAAAAGttgtgaaaataaatacaaaattgcCGACGACCGAGGCACCGAGCGACAAG ttgcgcgtGGTGTGCATGAGTGATACGCACTCACTTACGCCGTTTATAAAATTCGACGTGCCTGCGGGAGACGTTTTCATCCACGCTGGGGATTTCACGAAATGCGGTAGCCTGCAAGAGGTCATAGAATTCAATAATTGGATAG GCAACTTGCCACACAAGCATAAGATAGTTATAGCTGGGAATCATGAGCTTAGCTTTGATCCCACATTCACACATCCCTTTTCTGTGCACACCAGTGGCGATCATCAAAAGCATACGGGGACCAGTATACTCGACGATATACCTACCTTGGGTATGTCTAAGGATACCCTTGCTGAAGCTATTAAAAcaacaaatattaaagattatttgACAAATTGTATATATCTTGAAGATTCTGAAATCATGGTGAATGGAATCAAAATATATGGCACTCCATG GCAACCAGAGTTTTGTAAGTGGGCATTTAACGTACCGCGTGGAGAAGCGTGCCTCTTGAAATGGGAAATGATTCCGTCTGACACTGATATCCTCGTAACGCATACTCCTCCTGTAGGTCACGGAGACTTATGCTGTACTGGTGTACGAGCCGGATGTGTCGAATTACTGTCGACGGTGCAGAATCGCGTTAAACCCAAATACCACGTCTTTGGTCATATACACGAAG ttttctttttatag
- the Ubc4 gene encoding ubiquitin-conjugating enzyme E2-22 kDa isoform X2 encodes MANIAAQRIKREFKEVIKSEEIAKCAIKVELVNDSLTELKGEIAGPPDTPYEGGNFVLEIKVPETYPFNPPKVRFITKIWHPNISSVTGAICLDILKDQWAAAMTLRTVLLSLQALLSAAEPDDPQDAVVAKQYKEHPELFRQTATHWTFVYAGGPAKMPDLDDKIRRLTDMGIEEHNARVALSSYNWDLERATEHCLFS; translated from the exons ATGGCGAACATCGCGGCGCAGCGAATCAAGCGCGAATTCAAAGAGGTTATAAAGAGCGAGGAG ATAGCAAAATGCGCAATTAAAGTGGAGTTGGTCAATGATAGTCTTACCGAATTAAAGGGAGAGATCGCTGGTCCGCCGGACACACCGTACGAAGGCGGTAATTTTGTGCTCGAAATCAAAGTTCCCGAAACGTATCCATTTAATCCACCTAAA gtacgttttataacaaaaatatggCATCCTAATATATCTTCTGTCACTGGTGCTATATGTTTGGATATCTTGAAAGATCAATG ggCTGCGGCAATGACTCTGCGTACAGTATTACTGTCGCTACAAGCATTGTTATCTGCAGCAGAACCTGACGATCCTCAAGATGCAGTAGTCGCTAAACAATATAAAGAACATCCTGAATTGTTTCGTCAAACTGCCACACATTGGACATTTGTATATGCAGGTG GGCCAGCGAAAATGCCTGATTTAGACGACAAGATAAGAAGATTAACAGATATGGGGATTGAAGAACACAACGCGAGAGTTGCTTTATCTTCATATAATTGGGACTTGGAACGCGCCACCGAGCACTGCCTCTTCAGTTAG
- the LOC139111668 gene encoding UPF0046 protein C25E10.12 isoform X5 produces the protein MNVATATHRGDVSASRHVLPVSMKIAIHPLTADPTAAWRELSQHQKVVKINTKLPTTEAPSDKLRVVCMSDTHSLTPFIKFDVPAGDVFIHAGDFTKCGSLQEVIEFNNWIGNLPHKHKIVIAGNHELSFDPTFTHPFSVHTSGDHQKHTGTSILDDIPTLGHGDLCCTGVRAGCVELLSTVQNRVKPKYHVFGHIHEGMMNINVMETSYLILNVSFLFIGYGISSDGKIIYINASTCDLNYLPSNPPIVFDITLPPGIKKS, from the exons ATGAACGTAGCGACAGCGACGCATCGCGGTGACGTAAGCGCGAGCCGTCACGTTTTACCGGTCAGCATGAAGATAGCTATTCATCCGTTGACAGCTGATCCAACAGCAGCCTGGCGTGAGCTATCCCAGCATCAAAAAGttgtgaaaataaatacaaaattgcCGACGACCGAGGCACCGAGCGACAAG ttgcgcgtGGTGTGCATGAGTGATACGCACTCACTTACGCCGTTTATAAAATTCGACGTGCCTGCGGGAGACGTTTTCATCCACGCTGGGGATTTCACGAAATGCGGTAGCCTGCAAGAGGTCATAGAATTCAATAATTGGATAG GCAACTTGCCACACAAGCATAAGATAGTTATAGCTGGGAATCATGAGCTTAGCTTTGATCCCACATTCACACATCCCTTTTCTGTGCACACCAGTGGCGATCATCAAAAGCATACGGGGACCAGTATACTCGACGATATACCTACCTTGG GTCACGGAGACTTATGCTGTACTGGTGTACGAGCCGGATGTGTCGAATTACTGTCGACGGTGCAGAATCGCGTTAAACCCAAATACCACGTCTTTGGTCATATACACGAAGGTATGATGAATATTAACGTTATGGAAACATCTTATCTCATTTTAAAtgtaagttttctttttataggATATGGCATATCTTCAGATggcaaaataatatacattaatgcATCAACGTGTGATCTAAATTATCTACCAAGTAATCCACCGATAGTATTTGATATAACATTACCTCctggtattaaaaaatcgtaa
- the Ubc4 gene encoding ubiquitin-conjugating enzyme E2-22 kDa isoform X1, with product MVVLTRCLFSNISYICIISRICLILCILTFAQIAKCAIKVELVNDSLTELKGEIAGPPDTPYEGGNFVLEIKVPETYPFNPPKVRFITKIWHPNISSVTGAICLDILKDQWAAAMTLRTVLLSLQALLSAAEPDDPQDAVVAKQYKEHPELFRQTATHWTFVYAGGPAKMPDLDDKIRRLTDMGIEEHNARVALSSYNWDLERATEHCLFS from the exons ATGGTTGTTTTGACACGATGCTTATTCTCTAATATTAGTTACATATGTATCATATCACGTATCTGTctaatattatgtattttgACGTTTGCACAGATAGCAAAATGCGCAATTAAAGTGGAGTTGGTCAATGATAGTCTTACCGAATTAAAGGGAGAGATCGCTGGTCCGCCGGACACACCGTACGAAGGCGGTAATTTTGTGCTCGAAATCAAAGTTCCCGAAACGTATCCATTTAATCCACCTAAA gtacgttttataacaaaaatatggCATCCTAATATATCTTCTGTCACTGGTGCTATATGTTTGGATATCTTGAAAGATCAATG ggCTGCGGCAATGACTCTGCGTACAGTATTACTGTCGCTACAAGCATTGTTATCTGCAGCAGAACCTGACGATCCTCAAGATGCAGTAGTCGCTAAACAATATAAAGAACATCCTGAATTGTTTCGTCAAACTGCCACACATTGGACATTTGTATATGCAGGTG GGCCAGCGAAAATGCCTGATTTAGACGACAAGATAAGAAGATTAACAGATATGGGGATTGAAGAACACAACGCGAGAGTTGCTTTATCTTCATATAATTGGGACTTGGAACGCGCCACCGAGCACTGCCTCTTCAGTTAG
- the Prps gene encoding ribose-phosphate pyrophosphokinase 1 isoform X2 — protein MSSLKRCKGAQGSQCDRDPRPAHVNCVMPVSQPVRAKSLLRANLESSRARVLQSRMPNIKVFSGTSHPDLAQRIVDRLGIDIGKVVTKKFSNLETCVEIGESVRGEDVYIVQSGSGEVNDNLMELLIMINACKIASASRVTAVIPCFPYARQDKKDKSRAPISAKLVANMLSVAGADHIITMDLHASQIQGFFDIPVDNLFAEPAVLKWIKENIVEWRNSIIVSPDAGGAKRVTSIADRLNVEFALIHKERKKANEVASMVLVGDVKDRVAILVDDMADTCGTICHAAEKLLEAGATKVYAILTHGIFSGPAISRINNACFEAVVVTNTIPQDGHMKDCPKIQCIDVSMMFAEAVRRTHNGESVSYLFSNVPY, from the exons ATGAGCAGTCTGAAGAGGTGCAAAGGTGCCCAGGGATCCCAGTGCGACCGAGATCCCAGGCCCGCGCATGTGAATTGTG TGATGCCCGTGTCGCAGCCAGTGCGTGCCAAGAGTTTGTTACGCGCAAACTTGGAAAGCTCACGCGCGCGAGTCCTGCAGAGCAGAATGCCGAACATCAAGGTCTTCAGCGGCACCTCGCATCCAGATCTCGCCCAGCGGATCGTCGACCGCCTCGGTATCGACATCGGCAAGGTTGTCACCAAGAAATTCAGCAACCTCGAGACATG CGTGGAGATAGGAGAGTCCGTTCGTGGAGAGGATGTGTACATCGTTCAAAGTGGAAGCGGCGAGGTGAATGATAATCTCATGGAGCTCCTGATCATGATCAACGCCTGCAAAATTGCGTCTGCGTCTCGGGTAACAGCAGTTATTCCTTGCTTTCCCTACGCCAGGCAGGATAAGAAAGACAAG AGCCGTGCTCCGATCTCCGCAAAACTAGTTGCGAACATGCTGTCTGTGGCGGGTGCCGATCACATTATCACAATGGATTTGCACGCTAGTCAAATACAAGGATTCTTCGACATCCCAGTAGACAACTTATTTGCTGAGCCAGCTGTTCTCAAGTGGATCAAAGAGAACATCGTTGAATGGCGAAACAGTATCATTGTTTCTCCAGATGCAGGTGGTGCTAAAAG AGTCACGTCTATCGCAGATCGATTAAACGTTGAGTTTGCGCTTATacacaaagaaagaaagaaagctaACGAAGTCGCGAGTATGGTATTAGTTGGAGATGTCAAGGATAGAGTTGCTATTCTTGTGGACGATATGGCAGACACTTGCGGTACCATTTGCCATGCAGCGGAAAAATTGTTGGAAGCTGGTGCCACGAAGGTTTATGCGATACTCACGCACGGTATTTTTAGTGGGCCGGCGATTAGTAGGATTAATAATGCCTGTTTCGAAGCTGTGGTCGTGACCAACACTATTCCTCAAGATGGTCATATGAAAGATTGTCCTAAAATTCAG TGCATTGATGTTTCCATGATGTTTGCCGAAGCAGTAAGGCGGACACATAATGGCGAATCTGTATCGTACCTGTTTTCAAATGTACCATATTAG
- the LOC139111670 gene encoding ejaculatory bulb-specific protein 3-like has protein sequence MARLSFVLTIIAVTLACVLAEETYSTRYDNVDIDGVLSNEKLRMQYYNCFMDTAPCKTADAKFFKGVIGEALQTQCKKCSEKQKALLDRMADWYTKNKPEQWDAFVRKTVEDALKKKGY, from the exons ATGGCTCGGCTAAGCTTCGTCCTTACGATCATCGCCGTCACATTGGCATGTGTACTTGCGGAAGAGACATACTCAACTCGATACGACAACGTTGACATCGATGGAGTTTTGTCAAACGAGAAGTTGCGAATGCAATATTACAACTGCTTCATGGACACTGCACCGTGCAAAACTGCGGATGCAAAATTCTTTAAAG GAGTCATAGGCGAAGCTTTGCAAACTCAATGCAAGAAGTGCTCGGAGAAGCAGAAAGCTCTCTTGGATCGCATGGCTGACTGGTACACGAAGAACAAACCTGAACAATGGGACGCTTTTGTTAGGAAAACCGTGGAGGATGCGTTGAAGAAAAAGGGCTATTAA
- the LOC139111668 gene encoding metallophosphoesterase MPPED2 isoform X2 — translation MNVATATHRGDVSASRHVLPVSMKIAIHPLTADPTAAWRELSQHQKVVKINTKLPTTEAPSDKLRVVCMSDTHSLTPFIKFDVPAGDVFIHAGDFTKCGSLQEVIEFNNWIGNLPHKHKIVIAGNHELSFDPTFTHPFSVHTSGDHQKHTGTSILDDIPTLGMSKDTLAEAIKTTNIKDYLTNCIYLEDSEIMVNGIKIYGTPWQPEFCKWAFNVPRGEACLLKWEMIPSDTDILVTHTPPVGHGDLCCTGVRAGCVELLSTVQNRVKPKYHVFGHIHEGYGISSDGKIIYINASTCDLNYLPSNPPIVFDITLPPGIKKS, via the exons ATGAACGTAGCGACAGCGACGCATCGCGGTGACGTAAGCGCGAGCCGTCACGTTTTACCGGTCAGCATGAAGATAGCTATTCATCCGTTGACAGCTGATCCAACAGCAGCCTGGCGTGAGCTATCCCAGCATCAAAAAGttgtgaaaataaatacaaaattgcCGACGACCGAGGCACCGAGCGACAAG ttgcgcgtGGTGTGCATGAGTGATACGCACTCACTTACGCCGTTTATAAAATTCGACGTGCCTGCGGGAGACGTTTTCATCCACGCTGGGGATTTCACGAAATGCGGTAGCCTGCAAGAGGTCATAGAATTCAATAATTGGATAG GCAACTTGCCACACAAGCATAAGATAGTTATAGCTGGGAATCATGAGCTTAGCTTTGATCCCACATTCACACATCCCTTTTCTGTGCACACCAGTGGCGATCATCAAAAGCATACGGGGACCAGTATACTCGACGATATACCTACCTTGGGTATGTCTAAGGATACCCTTGCTGAAGCTATTAAAAcaacaaatattaaagattatttgACAAATTGTATATATCTTGAAGATTCTGAAATCATGGTGAATGGAATCAAAATATATGGCACTCCATG GCAACCAGAGTTTTGTAAGTGGGCATTTAACGTACCGCGTGGAGAAGCGTGCCTCTTGAAATGGGAAATGATTCCGTCTGACACTGATATCCTCGTAACGCATACTCCTCCTGTAGGTCACGGAGACTTATGCTGTACTGGTGTACGAGCCGGATGTGTCGAATTACTGTCGACGGTGCAGAATCGCGTTAAACCCAAATACCACGTCTTTGGTCATATACACGAAG gATATGGCATATCTTCAGATggcaaaataatatacattaatgcATCAACGTGTGATCTAAATTATCTACCAAGTAATCCACCGATAGTATTTGATATAACATTACCTCctggtattaaaaaatcgtaa
- the LOC139111668 gene encoding metallophosphoesterase MPPED2 isoform X3, whose product MNVATATHRGDVSASRHVLPVSMKIAIHPLTADPTAAWRELSQHQKVVKINTKLPTTEAPSDKLRVVCMSDTHSLTPFIKFDVPAGDVFIHAGDFTKCGSLQEVIEFNNWIGNLPHKHKIVIAGNHELSFDPTFTHPFSVHTSGDHQKHTGTSILDDIPTLGMSKDTLAEAIKTTNIKDYLTNCIYLEDSEIMVNGIKIYGTPWQPEFCHGDLCCTGVRAGCVELLSTVQNRVKPKYHVFGHIHEGMMNINVMETSYLILNVSFLFIGYGISSDGKIIYINASTCDLNYLPSNPPIVFDITLPPGIKKS is encoded by the exons ATGAACGTAGCGACAGCGACGCATCGCGGTGACGTAAGCGCGAGCCGTCACGTTTTACCGGTCAGCATGAAGATAGCTATTCATCCGTTGACAGCTGATCCAACAGCAGCCTGGCGTGAGCTATCCCAGCATCAAAAAGttgtgaaaataaatacaaaattgcCGACGACCGAGGCACCGAGCGACAAG ttgcgcgtGGTGTGCATGAGTGATACGCACTCACTTACGCCGTTTATAAAATTCGACGTGCCTGCGGGAGACGTTTTCATCCACGCTGGGGATTTCACGAAATGCGGTAGCCTGCAAGAGGTCATAGAATTCAATAATTGGATAG GCAACTTGCCACACAAGCATAAGATAGTTATAGCTGGGAATCATGAGCTTAGCTTTGATCCCACATTCACACATCCCTTTTCTGTGCACACCAGTGGCGATCATCAAAAGCATACGGGGACCAGTATACTCGACGATATACCTACCTTGGGTATGTCTAAGGATACCCTTGCTGAAGCTATTAAAAcaacaaatattaaagattatttgACAAATTGTATATATCTTGAAGATTCTGAAATCATGGTGAATGGAATCAAAATATATGGCACTCCATG GCAACCAGAGTTTT GTCACGGAGACTTATGCTGTACTGGTGTACGAGCCGGATGTGTCGAATTACTGTCGACGGTGCAGAATCGCGTTAAACCCAAATACCACGTCTTTGGTCATATACACGAAGGTATGATGAATATTAACGTTATGGAAACATCTTATCTCATTTTAAAtgtaagttttctttttataggATATGGCATATCTTCAGATggcaaaataatatacattaatgcATCAACGTGTGATCTAAATTATCTACCAAGTAATCCACCGATAGTATTTGATATAACATTACCTCctggtattaaaaaatcgtaa
- the Prps gene encoding ribose-phosphate pyrophosphokinase 1 isoform X1 has product MSSLKRCKGAQGSQCDRDPRPAHVNCVMPVSQPVRAKSLLRANLESSRARVLQSRMPNIKVFSGTSHPDLAQRIVDRLGIDIGKVVTKKFSNLETCVEIGESVRGEDVYIVQSGSGEVNDNLMELLIMINACKIASASRVTAVIPCFPYARQDKKDKGGDGDSKNQIVMKSNEWKFRSRAPISAKLVANMLSVAGADHIITMDLHASQIQGFFDIPVDNLFAEPAVLKWIKENIVEWRNSIIVSPDAGGAKRVTSIADRLNVEFALIHKERKKANEVASMVLVGDVKDRVAILVDDMADTCGTICHAAEKLLEAGATKVYAILTHGIFSGPAISRINNACFEAVVVTNTIPQDGHMKDCPKIQCIDVSMMFAEAVRRTHNGESVSYLFSNVPY; this is encoded by the exons ATGAGCAGTCTGAAGAGGTGCAAAGGTGCCCAGGGATCCCAGTGCGACCGAGATCCCAGGCCCGCGCATGTGAATTGTG TGATGCCCGTGTCGCAGCCAGTGCGTGCCAAGAGTTTGTTACGCGCAAACTTGGAAAGCTCACGCGCGCGAGTCCTGCAGAGCAGAATGCCGAACATCAAGGTCTTCAGCGGCACCTCGCATCCAGATCTCGCCCAGCGGATCGTCGACCGCCTCGGTATCGACATCGGCAAGGTTGTCACCAAGAAATTCAGCAACCTCGAGACATG CGTGGAGATAGGAGAGTCCGTTCGTGGAGAGGATGTGTACATCGTTCAAAGTGGAAGCGGCGAGGTGAATGATAATCTCATGGAGCTCCTGATCATGATCAACGCCTGCAAAATTGCGTCTGCGTCTCGGGTAACAGCAGTTATTCCTTGCTTTCCCTACGCCAGGCAGGATAAGAAAGACAAG GGCGGTGATGGAGACTCTAAAAATCAGATTGTCATGAAGTCGAACGAGTGGAAATTCAGG AGCCGTGCTCCGATCTCCGCAAAACTAGTTGCGAACATGCTGTCTGTGGCGGGTGCCGATCACATTATCACAATGGATTTGCACGCTAGTCAAATACAAGGATTCTTCGACATCCCAGTAGACAACTTATTTGCTGAGCCAGCTGTTCTCAAGTGGATCAAAGAGAACATCGTTGAATGGCGAAACAGTATCATTGTTTCTCCAGATGCAGGTGGTGCTAAAAG AGTCACGTCTATCGCAGATCGATTAAACGTTGAGTTTGCGCTTATacacaaagaaagaaagaaagctaACGAAGTCGCGAGTATGGTATTAGTTGGAGATGTCAAGGATAGAGTTGCTATTCTTGTGGACGATATGGCAGACACTTGCGGTACCATTTGCCATGCAGCGGAAAAATTGTTGGAAGCTGGTGCCACGAAGGTTTATGCGATACTCACGCACGGTATTTTTAGTGGGCCGGCGATTAGTAGGATTAATAATGCCTGTTTCGAAGCTGTGGTCGTGACCAACACTATTCCTCAAGATGGTCATATGAAAGATTGTCCTAAAATTCAG TGCATTGATGTTTCCATGATGTTTGCCGAAGCAGTAAGGCGGACACATAATGGCGAATCTGTATCGTACCTGTTTTCAAATGTACCATATTAG
- the Rfwd3 gene encoding E3 ubiquitin-protein ligase RFWD3, whose protein sequence is MENNENVVDVDEQMQVEEQHVEHDEQQESEDVAASDSQSNKETDIQTENLQQRSAVNLDVSDIDSDQACPICMEQWTTSGEHRLCCLRCGHLFGHSCIQRWLQHSCNSTNRRCPQCNKKASVKHIRMLYAKKLTAIDSTEYDKLKNDFSNVSAEKNRLRMDLMQANIRLKIYEDQMTCMKRRITEFESHKSKTNVDVSQSTSSGISKKFHLEHSVEICKEGGCRVLDYNPWYKFLVVSQKSVNPLFNGYGIRKIDCERFSLRQFIFLHTQAIRDLAFHSTEQTTLLSVGFDKCARLMDIQNNMIMHTYQTECPLWSCCWSGDNPNIFLTGAQNGTITQFDVRQTSNAVSVLEGNSDKSPVVSMATIPPNPGSGISRGGFIACRLNTCYTYEIKDTFYLPKQMFIEGPFVSVRYDKKSNHCLISSRPNSRQPYARHIVCTIEKNTSNEETVSYNAVHTFQAGNSQQLLSRPCYLSAEDDTLVAAYTESNNCISLWSIANGQILHNLPITDPIMDLCSFNVNNNLFLASLSAKKLRLYSHG, encoded by the exons ATGGAAAACA ACGAAAATGTAGTAGATGTGGATGAACAAATGCAAGTAGAAGAACAACATGTAGAACATGACGAACAGCAGGAAAGTGAAGATGTTGCTGCCAGTGATAGCCAAAGCAACAAAGAAACTGATATTCAAActgaaaatttacaacaaa GGAGTGCAGTAAACTTGGATGTCTCTGATATAGATTCTGATCAAGCATGTCCTATATGCATGGAGCAATGGACTACTTCAGGAGAACACCGTTTGTGTTGCTTACGCTGTGGACATTTATTTGGACACAGTTGCATTCAGAGATGGTTGCAACATTCTTGCAACAGTACAAACCGCCGTTGTCCTCAATGTAATAAGAAAGCATCCGTGAAACATATTAGAATGTTGTACGCGAAAAAACTGACCGCAATTGATTCTACAGAAtacgataaattaaagaaCGATTTTTCTAACGTGTCAGCTGAAAAAAATCGTTTGAGAATGGACTTAATGCAAGCTAACATTCGTCTAAAAATATACGAGGACCAAATGACTTGTATGAAAAGACGTATTACCGAATTTGAAAGtcataaatcaaaaacgaatgtTGATGTTAGCCAGAGTACTTCGAGCGGTATTTCGAAAAAGTTTCATTTAGAACATTCTGTAGAAATCTGTAAAGAAGGCGGCTGTCGCGTCCTCGATTACAATCCGTGGTACAAATTTCTAGTTGTTTCCCAGAAATCAGTAAACCCATTATTTAATGGGTATGGCATAAGGAAAATAGATTGCGAACGTTTCAGTCTAcggcaatttattttcttacacACTCAAGCTATAAGAGATTTGGCTTTTCATTCCACGGAACAAACAACTCTTCTCAGCGTTGGCTTTGATAAGTGTGCAAGATTAATGGACATTCAAAATAATATGATAATGCATACTTATCAAACAGAATGCCCACTTTGGAGCTGTTGTTGGTCAGGTGATAAcccaaatatttttcttaccggTGCGCAAAATGGAACTATCACCCAGTTTGACGTTAGACAAACTTCAAACGCTGTTAGCGTTTTAGAAGGTAACAGTGATAAGTCACCAGTTGTATCAATGGCAACAATTCCCCCGAATCCTGGCAGCGGTATCAGTAGAGGCGGATTTATAGCATGTCGATTGAATACGTGTTATACATACGAAATTAAGGATACCTTTTATTTACCTAAACAAATGTTTATAGAAGGCCCTTTTGTCTCGGTGCGCtacgataaaaaaagtaatcatTGTCTTATATCATCTCGACCTAACTCCCGACAACCATACGCGAGACACATAGTATGTACTATTGAAAAGAATACATCTAACGAAGAGACAGTTTCATATAATGCTGTGCATACATTCCAAGCCGGTAATTCTCAACAACTTTTGTCGCGACCATGTTATTTATCAGCGGAAGATGACACATTAGTAGCAGCATATACAGAATCCAATAACTGTATATCCTTATGGAGTATAGCAAACGGCCAAATACTGCATAATCTTCCAATAACAGATCCTATTATGGATCTATGttcttttaatgttaataataatttatttttagcaagTCTCTCTGCAAAGAAACTTAGACTATATAGTCATGGATAA
- the LOC139111668 gene encoding metallophosphoesterase MPPED2 isoform X1: MNVATATHRGDVSASRHVLPVSMKIAIHPLTADPTAAWRELSQHQKVVKINTKLPTTEAPSDKLRVVCMSDTHSLTPFIKFDVPAGDVFIHAGDFTKCGSLQEVIEFNNWIGNLPHKHKIVIAGNHELSFDPTFTHPFSVHTSGDHQKHTGTSILDDIPTLGMSKDTLAEAIKTTNIKDYLTNCIYLEDSEIMVNGIKIYGTPWQPEFCKWAFNVPRGEACLLKWEMIPSDTDILVTHTPPVGHGDLCCTGVRAGCVELLSTVQNRVKPKYHVFGHIHEGMMNINVMETSYLILNVSFLFIGYGISSDGKIIYINASTCDLNYLPSNPPIVFDITLPPGIKKS; the protein is encoded by the exons ATGAACGTAGCGACAGCGACGCATCGCGGTGACGTAAGCGCGAGCCGTCACGTTTTACCGGTCAGCATGAAGATAGCTATTCATCCGTTGACAGCTGATCCAACAGCAGCCTGGCGTGAGCTATCCCAGCATCAAAAAGttgtgaaaataaatacaaaattgcCGACGACCGAGGCACCGAGCGACAAG ttgcgcgtGGTGTGCATGAGTGATACGCACTCACTTACGCCGTTTATAAAATTCGACGTGCCTGCGGGAGACGTTTTCATCCACGCTGGGGATTTCACGAAATGCGGTAGCCTGCAAGAGGTCATAGAATTCAATAATTGGATAG GCAACTTGCCACACAAGCATAAGATAGTTATAGCTGGGAATCATGAGCTTAGCTTTGATCCCACATTCACACATCCCTTTTCTGTGCACACCAGTGGCGATCATCAAAAGCATACGGGGACCAGTATACTCGACGATATACCTACCTTGGGTATGTCTAAGGATACCCTTGCTGAAGCTATTAAAAcaacaaatattaaagattatttgACAAATTGTATATATCTTGAAGATTCTGAAATCATGGTGAATGGAATCAAAATATATGGCACTCCATG GCAACCAGAGTTTTGTAAGTGGGCATTTAACGTACCGCGTGGAGAAGCGTGCCTCTTGAAATGGGAAATGATTCCGTCTGACACTGATATCCTCGTAACGCATACTCCTCCTGTAGGTCACGGAGACTTATGCTGTACTGGTGTACGAGCCGGATGTGTCGAATTACTGTCGACGGTGCAGAATCGCGTTAAACCCAAATACCACGTCTTTGGTCATATACACGAAGGTATGATGAATATTAACGTTATGGAAACATCTTATCTCATTTTAAAtgtaagttttctttttataggATATGGCATATCTTCAGATggcaaaataatatacattaatgcATCAACGTGTGATCTAAATTATCTACCAAGTAATCCACCGATAGTATTTGATATAACATTACCTCctggtattaaaaaatcgtaa